Proteins from a single region of Streptomyces spinoverrucosus:
- a CDS encoding class I SAM-dependent methyltransferase, with product MDRTVRTIEDVLALLDGLFASESEAGRLATGDGKDFWDRFYADRSRPVPFFVAKPDENLAAYLDQGLIAPGRALDLGCGAGRNALFLASRGFEVDAVDLSPVAVAWGEDRAREFGVDVRFLCGDAFALPATELSGPYDLVVDSGCFHHLPPHRRVSYLSLLDRVLAPGGHLALTSFAAGEGGMGSELADADLYRERELQGGLAYTPESLRWIFSDLVEVELRRMRKEPPESALFGATFLWTALFRRGAASAASGDVRPVHDLT from the coding sequence GTGGACCGGACTGTACGCACCATCGAGGACGTTCTCGCGCTCTTGGACGGACTGTTCGCATCTGAATCCGAGGCTGGCCGCCTCGCGACCGGTGACGGCAAGGACTTCTGGGATCGCTTCTATGCCGACCGGTCAAGGCCGGTCCCGTTCTTCGTGGCGAAGCCCGACGAGAACCTGGCCGCCTATCTCGACCAGGGCCTGATCGCTCCCGGTCGGGCCCTGGATCTGGGCTGCGGGGCGGGCCGCAATGCTCTGTTCCTCGCCTCGCGCGGCTTCGAGGTGGACGCGGTCGACCTCTCGCCGGTGGCCGTCGCGTGGGGCGAGGACCGGGCTCGCGAGTTTGGCGTCGATGTCCGCTTCCTCTGCGGTGACGCTTTCGCGCTCCCTGCAACCGAGTTGAGCGGCCCGTACGACCTGGTCGTCGACTCAGGATGCTTCCACCACTTGCCGCCGCACCGCAGGGTCAGTTACCTGAGTCTCCTCGACCGCGTCCTCGCCCCCGGCGGCCATCTCGCCCTCACCAGCTTCGCTGCCGGCGAGGGAGGAATGGGTTCGGAACTCGCCGACGCGGACCTCTACCGTGAGCGCGAGTTGCAGGGCGGCCTCGCTTACACGCCCGAATCGCTGCGCTGGATCTTCTCTGACCTGGTGGAGGTCGAACTGCGCCGCATGCGGAAGGAGCCGCCCGAGTCAGCACTCTTCGGCGCGACGTTCCTGTGGACCGCGTTGTTCCGTCGGGGTGCAGCCTCTGCCGCATCAGGCGACGTTCGCCCTGTTCACGACCTCACGTAA
- a CDS encoding DUF5958 family protein, which produces MWIRAGAAADLLGAMMNERDVRLNELAQGLRPMSEGIEWFDDLGPEDQSEVLLFLRHHCVQARAVAEDAPESIRRAGLRPTHTPAVLISRGRIDEQLGKIASLTPLDERRKAFRLLIAVLAVADERRRERFCSGGCGHWWHRLSAAG; this is translated from the coding sequence ATGTGGATCCGCGCCGGCGCCGCGGCCGATCTCCTGGGGGCAATGATGAACGAACGGGACGTCCGGCTCAATGAACTCGCGCAGGGGCTGCGCCCCATGTCCGAGGGCATCGAGTGGTTCGACGACCTCGGCCCGGAAGACCAGTCCGAGGTGCTGCTGTTCCTACGTCATCACTGTGTCCAGGCGCGCGCTGTCGCCGAGGACGCGCCAGAGAGCATCCGCCGTGCTGGGCTGCGCCCGACGCATACGCCCGCAGTACTGATCTCACGCGGCCGGATCGACGAGCAACTGGGAAAGATCGCCAGTCTCACGCCTCTCGACGAACGCCGAAAGGCGTTCCGGCTGCTGATCGCAGTCCTCGCGGTTGCCGACGAGCGGCGCCGCGAGCGCTTCTGCTCCGGCGGCTGCGGTCACTGGTGGCACAGACTGTCCGCCGCCGGCTGA